The following are encoded together in the Lagopus muta isolate bLagMut1 chromosome Z, bLagMut1 primary, whole genome shotgun sequence genome:
- the LOC125687382 gene encoding phospholipase A2 inhibitor and Ly6/PLAUR domain-containing protein-like, which yields MKVFLGFSFLLTFLDSGTMLQCEVCHSIGRSCYGPMETCSGDADTCGIILHEVTIGGMAIPSLIKTCLPSRICQMGPVTMNYGKVKARSLLACCVGDACRTASVSLPPENNVPNGFQCPACYSVDSFQCGNETVNCTGSESQCVDLAGLMNTGGLTVKAAMKGCTTISECNAVGDSKNNLGMMDIKIKRFQCQPAITLEMLSSGLVPSQSLFFPALSGFILEKLLF from the exons ATGAAAGTATTTCTTGGCTTCAGCTTTCTCCTGACTTTTCTAGACTCAG GAACCATGCTTCAGTGTGAGGTTTGTCACAGCATAGGAAGAAGCTGCTATGGCCCCATGGAAACCTGCAGTGGTGATGCAGACACCTGTGGCATCATTTTGCATGAAGTTACAATAG GGGGGATGGCAATCCCTTCATTGATCAAGACCTGTCTGCCATCCAGAATTTGCCAGATGGGCCCAGTCACCATGAACTATGGGAAGGTGAAAGCGAGGAGCCTCTTGGCCTGCTGTGTGGGTGATGCCTGTCGGACAGCGTCTGTCTCAT TGCCGCCAGAGAACAACGTGCCCAATGGATTCCAGTGTCCTGCCTGCTACAGCGTGGATTCTTTCCAGTGTGGTAACGAAACTGTGAACTGCACTGGATCTGAAAGCCAGTGTGTTGACCTGGCTGGCTTAATGAATACAG GTGGACTGACTGTGAAAGCTGCCATGAAGGGATGCACCACCATTTCTGAATGCAATGCTGTAGGAGACAGTAAAAACAATCTGGGGATGATGGACATTAAAATAAAGAGGTTCCAATGCCAACCAGCTATTACACTGGAAATGCTGAGTTCTGGGCTTGTCCCTTCACAAAGTCTTTTCTTCCCTGCCCTATCAGGGTTCATCTTGGAGAAGTTGCTTTTCTGA